The sequence below is a genomic window from Candidatus Saccharimonadales bacterium.
TATGTAAAATACATACTATAACATAATAAATTCAATTGGTCGGGGTGAAAGGACTCAAACCTTCGACCTCTCGGTCCCAAACCGAGCGCGCTATCAACTGCGCCACACCCCGATAGGTGTTACTTAGGTGATTATAGACTAAACCGTGTAACATTTCCAGTAGTTTTCTACTGGTGGCTTTTTTAGTTCAAAGGCGCTACCATAAATCTATATGATACAAAAGATTCTTGAACGGGTTTTCCATGTCAGGCGTACTAGCTGGGCAGAGCGACATTTTACGGCAATACTTATAGTTGGAGCGGCTGTGGCTATGCTTGTCAGCTTAGCAATTGGTCTGGCGCAGAGTGTGTGGTTTGACGAAGCGTATTCAATTATGGTTGCTAAGCAGCCTATCGAACAGCTATTGCATTTAACAGCGGTAGATACTCATCCGCCACTTTATTATCTGCTGCTAAAAGGTTGGGCTGGACTATTCGGGTGGAGCGAATTTGCGCTTCGAAGCTTAAGCGTCCTTGCGCTTGGCGGGTCACTAGTTATTGGAGGCTTACTTGTGAAGCGAATGTTTGGCGTACGGACAGCGCTTATAACCCTTCCGTTCATTTTGTTTGCGCCATTTCTCCTCCGATACGGATTCGAGATTCGCATGTACGCGCTCGCATCGCTAATCGGTATTGCAGCCACATATGTGCTCGTGTCGGCAGTCGATGCTAAAACGAAAAGGCAGCTCTGGATTCGTTACGGACTATATGCCGTGCTGGTTGCTATCGGAGTCTATACGTTGTACTACACGGCACTGTTGTGGGTGGCTCATCTAGTGTGGCTAGGTTGGATTACGTACCGTGAAAAGAAGCCGGTCCTTAGAGCTCCTTGGTTATTCGCATTCGCTGGCAGTGTGATCTTGTTCTTGCCGTGGTTACCAACGTTCGTAAGGCAAATAAGTAACGGGGCATTAGCACCAATTTCACAGGCAATGACACTTGAAAACTTGCTGGGAATTATATCATTCAACTTTGTGTATCAGCCGGTTTGGCAGTTGAATGCGCTACTATCCCTTCTGGTGGTATTTGTCATTGGAACGCTTGGTTACGTCACCGTACAAGCGTTTAAGGTTGTGTCAAATGATAAAAAGAAGTACCTTTTGCTGCTGGCATTTTACGTTTTGATTCCCATTATTGTGCTGACGCTCGTATCACTTTTCCGACCGATGTATGTTGAGCGCTATCTAGCGCATATTGCAATTGGCGGGATGCTATTTGTGGGTGTCGCTGTAGCACTTGTAACGAAAAAAACGACGACCGTTACCGTTCAGGCCGCTGCGCTTTTGGTCGTAGTTCTTGTGGTTGGTGTTGCTCATTTGATACAAGTTGGAAACTACAACTTCCAGCGTTTGCAAAAACCTGATGTTGCCCGTGCGGCAGCCCTTTTAGAGCTATGCGAAACAGGTGCTACTATTATGGCTGCCGATCCGTATGTTGCTATTGAACTTGCCTACTACGTTCCAAAAGATTGTGATATTCATTTTTACAGTAAGGATGCAAAACTAGGCGGTGGGTATGCGCTACTTTCCGAAAGTCCCCTCCGTATTAGTGATCCAGCCAGCCAACTTGCAGATAAAAAGACCGTTTACTATGCTTACTACGATCAGCCTAGCCTGGAAATTCCACTGCTTCTCAACCAGACAGGCGATGAAAAGTTTGGTTCTCTTACGGTCGCAACCTTTAGCGCGGAATAAGCTTATTTATGTGGGGGATTTTCAAAAGTCCCCAAGTAAATAGTATACAACCGATACCGAGTAGGGTGTTTAGCCATATGTTATTAAACTGCACGAATAGTAGCTGGCATAGTACGAGCGGTATTGTATGAAGAATATATGCAGTCAGTGACCGCTCTCCAAAGGCAATCAACAACCAGCCAAGCCAGCGTTTTAGGAATGGCAATATCAGCTGAAAAAGACTAAGCAGCCCGATAAACCAAATGAATGATGTCAGTATGGTGGCGAGCGTGATGGGATCACGTCCGAATAATGAGCTCTCGTATTCGCCTGGTGACATCGGAAGAACTACTAATGCAGCTGCAAGAACTGTTACGGCCATCAGCCCTATAGTTCCGAAGCGAATGACCTGCTGCTGCTTTTTAGCCAGGCTGTAATATTTGGCAAAGATCGAATCAAGGTAAAATCCGGCGATTGCAGGCAGGAAGAAGAGAAGTTGCCACTGCATCCATTCAATAGAGTTGACGACGCCTAGAATCCACATGGCAGCTGAAATGCAGGCTACTATCCATGCTTTCTTGCGGCGCAAAAGCCAAATCGCAAGGGGCGAAAGAATGAGGAAGATGGCGTAAAGATACAAGAAGTGTGTGAGTGTGTGAACGTAATCGAACCGGAGCGCACTCATGACTAGTTCATTCCAGTGCCCGATAGGAATAGGAATATATGCCATGTCTCCCTTAAAATTAAGTGCCCACGAAGCTGCAACTAACGCAACGGTAGTGATAAGCATCCAAATATAAAGGAGTAGGCCGCGTTTGATGAGCTTCTGGCTGACCTCTAATAGGGGTTTGTTACGGTTCTTGTATCCTCTGACATACCCCACTAATAACCCAGAGATAATGACAAAACCTTCGGCCGCGGATGCCCATAGTTCCCCGCGTCCGCTCACGACTTCAAATAAACTTGGCCAGCGCCATAAATGATCAACGATAATCACTATAATAAAAAAACCGCGGAGGTAGTCGAGAGCCAGTATACGGGAAGGGGCTGTCTTTAACAGGCTGGATTTAGCAATCATTGTATCTAGTATATCAAAGCATTCGTGAAGGTTTCCTGAAAAGGTATACTAAATATATGACGATAAACACCACTCCCTATCCAGCACCAGAATTCTCACTTAAAGATGACGAAGGTGCTATGCATAACCTCACTGATTACAAAGGGAAGTGGTTGGTGCTCTATTTCTATCCTAAGGATGATACTCCTGGCTGTACGGTCGAGGCCTGTAGTCTTCGTGATGCACGCGATGACATTACCGCGCTTGATGCCGAGGTAGTTGGCGTTAGCA
It includes:
- a CDS encoding glycosyltransferase family 39 protein; the protein is MIQKILERVFHVRRTSWAERHFTAILIVGAAVAMLVSLAIGLAQSVWFDEAYSIMVAKQPIEQLLHLTAVDTHPPLYYLLLKGWAGLFGWSEFALRSLSVLALGGSLVIGGLLVKRMFGVRTALITLPFILFAPFLLRYGFEIRMYALASLIGIAATYVLVSAVDAKTKRQLWIRYGLYAVLVAIGVYTLYYTALLWVAHLVWLGWITYREKKPVLRAPWLFAFAGSVILFLPWLPTFVRQISNGALAPISQAMTLENLLGIISFNFVYQPVWQLNALLSLLVVFVIGTLGYVTVQAFKVVSNDKKKYLLLLAFYVLIPIIVLTLVSLFRPMYVERYLAHIAIGGMLFVGVAVALVTKKTTTVTVQAAALLVVVLVVGVAHLIQVGNYNFQRLQKPDVARAAALLELCETGATIMAADPYVAIELAYYVPKDCDIHFYSKDAKLGGGYALLSESPLRISDPASQLADKKTVYYAYYDQPSLEIPLLLNQTGDEKFGSLTVATFSAE
- the opgC gene encoding OpgC domain-containing protein gives rise to the protein MIAKSSLLKTAPSRILALDYLRGFFIIVIIVDHLWRWPSLFEVVSGRGELWASAAEGFVIISGLLVGYVRGYKNRNKPLLEVSQKLIKRGLLLYIWMLITTVALVAASWALNFKGDMAYIPIPIGHWNELVMSALRFDYVHTLTHFLYLYAIFLILSPLAIWLLRRKKAWIVACISAAMWILGVVNSIEWMQWQLLFFLPAIAGFYLDSIFAKYYSLAKKQQQVIRFGTIGLMAVTVLAAALVVLPMSPGEYESSLFGRDPITLATILTSFIWFIGLLSLFQLILPFLKRWLGWLLIAFGERSLTAYILHTIPLVLCQLLFVQFNNIWLNTLLGIGCILFTWGLLKIPHINKLIPR